Genomic window (Nymphaea colorata isolate Beijing-Zhang1983 chromosome 1, ASM883128v2, whole genome shotgun sequence):
tgaggaGTGTGGTTCACCGCGTCTTTTCAATACAAGTCTATCTTCCATGGCTTCTGTTTTGTTTAATTTGATATGGTCTATATCATTGGGGGCCTGAGCTTAGAACAAAGTCTAACCACTTTACAACCCAAACAGTTGAGGAGCTAGGTGGAGGAATAACATGAAAGATTGTTGGAGCATGATGAGTGCTTTCTATGACTGATTCCATTATATTAATCCAAGGTTAAAGGAAAGGCACACCTCTTTTGTTGTTTGCTTTGATAAATTGCTTTGCTCGCTCGACCTCTGAGTCAGCCTTCTTTTCCagcatcttttctttcttctctagCATGCCAAGGGTcttgtaaaaagaaaattaaagacaAAACCGTTTAATTTCATGTGCACAGAAtcacttgtttaaaaaagagaaaaatatttgagacTATTAGTAACGTCTCAGATTGATGAGATGGAAACCTTAACTGCATGCTGTATTAATCTTACGATGCAGTAAATTTAGAGGGTCAATTCTGACTTCTGAGACCCTTATAATAGTAGtaaatttagatataaaactaaacttttcaaagtgaaATGTAACAGAAGAGGTCCATTAAAATTTGCCATTTAAAAGAAGACAGATGGAGACAACCCACAAAGATCGATTATGTCTACATTACATGACTCTTTGTTCATTCATGTAAATCCAAAGTACATTAGTTCGACAAACCATATCAACCCTAGTAATTTTGACAAAGTATCTAATAGCATACTTGTTCTTGCAACCAAACACTACTTAGAGGTAAAGGTGAAGCTATCCAAATTTTCTAAGAAGTCAATGGTTGTCAAGGAAAGCAGCTAAGACAAAGAAGAGATGAGAAATTTCAGGATAAATGTAACATCGTCACAATCTCACCAAATTATCTAAGAAGTCTATGGTTGTCATTATGAGAAGCATGATGTGATTATGTCACTTGAAATGAAAACATGACATTGTTAGAGTATGTGCTTCAAACAAtacaatgtttttcttatcaaacatcCTCGAAAGACATATTTGGTTGTTAACCGTTTGAGATTAACTGTGTGGCTCGACCATGCGCTCTTCATTCAAACACGGTAGAAGGTGTCTCACGACACGCTCCATCATTTCCCTCGTAAAATGTATAaagttttcgaaaaaaatgtatCTGCTCAATATTTCAGGTGCAACAAAATGTCAGCAGAAAAGTCTCAAGACACTCTGCATCGCGATTCAAATGCAACCTAATTAGGTCACAAGAATGGCGAGACAATCAAAACTATAATTCACAGACCCGGGCAGATCGTGCAGTAAATCAGCATGCTGTTGAGAATTACAGGAGACCAGAAGCTTAAGGTTGGATACAATCAACAGAAGCAAACAGAGAAGTACCAGGAGAAGAGAATGATGTGAATCACCTCATTCAACTTTTCTATCGAGTTGATGGGATTCGCCTGTTGCTGCTTCCTTTTGCGAGTGAGCCTAGAAGAAGATCCTCCCATTTTAATTTCCTTTCCAAACACTAATCTAAGAAAAGCCAACCGAACCAAAAAAAACGAGCAATTTTGCGGGAATCCTCCACAACGCAAACTGGATTTGTCCCAAAGAAGAAAACTGTCAATGAAGAAACACCCAAAAGAATTTTCTCAGAGAAACTTCCCTTCGCAGAGAAGACACGAGGAGAAACAGAGACGATCGTCTTCAAAtgatcttaagagagagagagagagagagagagctgtaaTGGAGAAGAATTAAGAAGTTGAAAAACTGTTTGGACGACATTTCTACAAAACCAGAAATTTAAATCGGAAAAATTGCTTTTGTAAATAGAATTATTGGAAAGAGAATCTCACCGTGTACTTTTATATGTCGACGTGTTTGGATGTTTGAACAATGTTCatgcaacctttttttttttaggaattAAAATGACCCGATTCCGTGAGCACTTCCCTttctatctatttatttatgtatttgatTCCCCACCACAACCACAGGAAATTCATTCCTTCTCGCCATCAAGGAGGAAACAGAAAACCGGCGGACGTCCTCCTTGAAAACAATTACCCAGAAGGTTTACTTTGTttggatgaaaagaaagaaaactaaaagctttgtttggatagaagaaaagaaagtgaaaggTGCTTTGGATTTCTTTGTCCCACCCACAAgcttttattctcatttttattatatgtttccaGAAAAAAGTTCCAAAACCGTTAGAATGTTATCAGGAGCAACTGTTGCGAGGAGGAAGAAACCATCTGCAGATTagttttcttctatttcttacTTTTTCATGCTATTATGTTGCAAGGCAGAATCAATCTTACAGGTGCGAAGTTTGAGGTCTTCTATTAGTTCATCCAATTTGAAAAGTTAATTACCGAATTttctggaaaaaggaaaatgttattTGTCGTTTCTACTTCTTTTTATCTGGTTAGAGTTACTGGGAAATGATTCTTTAACTAAATTTCTAATGTGCAAAATAACCGATTTCTCCTTCTGAGACACTCATATGTACAGGATATTAACCGTCTAGTATAACAATTGTTCAAAGGCCCTTTTCTTTTAGTAATGGATTTTTAtccatcaaaataaaaaattcaatatatatatatatatatatatgcgaaAAGTGAGTAAATTAAgtacaaaaattaaagaagaaaaaaatagaaagagacTACAATGGTACGCCCAAATGGGGGCCGGTACGccggtacgtttggatctggttctaattcgaaattagatccaaaccatatcataaccaaaaaaaaaaaaaaaaacccgacGGGCCGACGCCCGATGCCTTACTTCTCCGTCTCGAGTTTGGTCCTTCCCTCGGCGGCGATTCTTTGCTGCGACTTTGGGCAGCGGCAACGGACGGTGGCTGGCGGCAGACGGGGACCGGCGACGGACGCGACTGGCGACGGACCAAGATTTCTACACATTTTTTAAATGGCCAAACACCCAAAAGCCAAAGGAAAATCCCCCAAatccagaagaagaagagagggaaagtgggagggagagagtcaTGCGGCCGGCGGCTGGTGCGCAACGCCGGGATCGGACTGGACGacggcgagagagagagagggaaagactCACACGGTGCGCTGCCAGTGACGGCGGGACCCTGGTTGCCATTAGGCGACCGTGCGACGATTCGCGCTCTTTCTCTTGCTGTGGAAGGACGCAGCGTAGGGACCGAAATGAAGCAGCTTGGATCGGGTCTCATCCCTCAGGCGCACCGACCCGGGTCCAGTAAGGCCACAACTTCCACACATTTTTAGGTaagtacattttaaaaaatggtttttttaattttttgaattaaaaatatataataatatataatattcaccATAACACCGTACCATACCCGTATGACataggaagagaggaaaaagtaAGAGCCGATGAAGAAAAGGGTAGGAAGAACCATTCTTAAAatggaatttttttcttttgtttttgtttttcttctcatgGTTCTCACATAATTTTCCTTTATCCTggtcttatttttctttaattttttgatgaaattgtcatccaaacataagATTACTATATCTTAAAAAATTCAGAGACTTGAAAATTTCCTTCACTCATTCAATGTCGACAGAACCTTAGAGATGTAGCAAGTAttgaaattaataagaaaaatttgttCTCTATAATTgcaccaagaaaaaagaagcataCGTTCACTCATTCGAATCTTCCCATGCTCATCCACCAAAATACAAAATCCAATATGGGCATTGAACGAGAACCGAACCGATTCACCTGAAGATGGATCTACTCGCATTTATTTAAGGGATAAAAGCAAAAAACCAATTGCGGCCATGGGATGAGATCTTCACTCCACACTCAATTCATTAATCATGTCCATCTTTGGCGCTTCAGAGCTTAAACCTGCACCGCTTGAGTCTGGGGAGAGGTCGGCTAACTGCTTGACGTTGAAGGGATAGACGTCGGACTTGGAGTCCGATAAGAATATCCTTCTCGCGAGGATCAAGTTTGCTGCATTGGTAGGATGGCCGTCGTCGAAGAAGAGATATGTGTTTCTATCTTCACAAACACTGCCATTCTTCTTGCACTGCGCACTCGATACGGCACAACAAGGCTTGTCAACCACCGTGAGTCCTGTTAACCAGTGAAGCTTAACTCAGTCAAGCTAAGAATGGAAATTCGGTAATTATACATTATTTTACCGACAGCTATTTCAAATAGTAGATATTAAACGTTCTTCCATAGCAAGAAAATAGTACAAAAATATGCTCAAGTTttcatgaaataagaaaaacacacttttaatttttttttttttttttttaccataaaaaCTCGTGGATTGAAGTGGGCTGGGGTTCCAGATGaatattttgtttcaaatttcttttttttcttttttttttttaatagaaggGAAGTCGTTCAGTTTATCATGCTGTTCATTTTCTTCACATAACACAGAGTCTCTgatcgttaaaaaaaaaaaaacctggtcATGATTCAAGGTTGACCCGGCTAAACCTAGCCATGAGTTAATGTTGGTTGAGCTTACTCCTAACTGGGCTTGACTTGACCCTAACTGGtccatttcaaaatattttaaaactggATAGAAGCAATGAGTCAACTCATCATCGTCGGCTCATGAACCTAATGACCTAATTATTAACTGATCGGAATCCGATTCAGAAATTTAGCAACGATGGTTCCCAGAAAAGCTGCATCGCCCAAGCACGCGAGTTAAAAGGAGGATTTCTTACACCAACCTCGTCAAGGACAAGTTTAACTGGTTCATAAAGCCATTGTTAGAATATGTGGAATCATGAAATGGAAGTGTTCGGCATACCGTAATCGGCGGGAGAATGTATCATCTCGCTCATGATTTTGTAGCTGTTAGCAAAAACAACATGGGAGCCGGGCATGTCTCTGGTTAGCGTGTCGATTGAGGCGTTGAGGCGAATGTTGAATTGCATGGATGCCAAATTGTAGGTTTCGTTGCAGCTGCCGTCTGTAGTTGTTGATCTTGCTAACGGCGTGCAGCCACTCACCTGGATGGACAGTAACGCGAATTTCCGGGCTCCCAGACCATACAGCCACTGcgaaaaaaaggggaaatttGAGTATATCTGTTCGTTTTAACTgtcgaaaaattcataaaatttagTCGAAGTTTTCGCGGTGCAATAAAAACAGGCTCAAGTTTTATTGTTTATCCAAGGATGTGGATGTTTGTCAATGCTGAGAGTGATGGGTGGTGATAAATAGACAGAAAGCTTTATTTACCTTTAGTTGCTGCGTGAACCTGCCGAGAAGTTCCTCCGTGAATTCCGGCAGATAGCAGGCAGCTCGGAAAAAACAACCCCATACATAATCATTTCCGCCGGTATTAATCGCAAATATACTCCGTGAGAGATAAGATGAAAGATCCTTTCCAAGGAGGGACCTTAGTTCGGGCAGAGTTCTTGCCTCAAAGTTCCTGATTTGTTGGTTGAATGGTATCACTTCCTCCTGCAACgccaacaaacaaacaaaagggttaataaaaaagaagagaggccCACAGAATCCACGTGCCATCCATTATACTATGTAGATGTTGGAGTTCGGGTGCTATTTGACATCCTTCTTCTGTTAAAAGAAGGGCAATTGTGTTTTAGATAATGCCACATCAATCACGTAGAGCGTGTTTGGCAGTGAACGAAATCGCCCTTCTCTTGTTGTTTTATACAGTTGAACACGGCGCTCCACAGACACAAACAGTGGACGAGACCGGAGCAATGCGTTTGGCACACTCCAAGTCCTCTGAATTTTGTGTTTCGACCAGAATGTCCTCTTTCTGGGCGTGTCCTTAAGACAGGTAACCTGATTTGCTGCCCTCGATCTTCGAGAATTAAAGAAGGCAAAGGCAAAAAAAGGAGCGATAATTTTACACTGAAATTGGTTGAGTCAAGAATGCCggaagatcctgaagcataGTTCACTCCACTTAGAATCATGCGTCCTTTGGTGCTCGGGTTAGTGAAGCAAGGTAGTAAATTGGGGACGCCCAGAAGCTGTCCAAGAACATCGGCCACTGTTTTGTCATTGTTGAACCTTCCTGTCGGAAAGCCAAAATCAACGCCGTAAGGCGGATAATTGGCTTTGGCTGTTGAACCTGCAAAGAATATATTGTTGCCATTGTCAACTAAGGAATCCccaaaaacaaacatggatGTGGTATTGGACGCTCCATTTTCCTCCAGGCAATGCAGAAGAGACGAGGAGCCgaggaggatgaagatgaaCAACGTCATCGCTGCCATCATTCACTTTGCAGTGTGGTTGGCAGTGCTTTGGTGTCTTTATGCAATTGGGAAGATGCAATTGTTTGTTCTCCTTCGGTCATTCACCACACTTATAGGGTGCCTGTTCTAGGTACATTTGACTTATCGATGCTCAAGGAAGGAGCCTGAATACATTTCTTAGAGCTATAGACTTGACCAGTTGTTGCCTTCTTAACAGTCTTTGCTAATTGTGGGGTCAATGTGAGCCACAGTCTGTAAAAAAAGCTTTAACGGTGCGCTGTTGGAGCTAAGTTTAGCCACATAATCTCAATCATTCGCCCTGTCTTGAGGCCCAGATTCTTTATTTCGTATGCAAACAGCACCAAAGCTAGTTGTATGCTTACATATGTCCCTGCCAGTGGACCAGATGCATTCAGTTGCACATAACCACCTCGAGCAACACCTACTTAACAactcgtctttttttttttaattttaataaaatgatacTAACAATATTTTCTATACTAACTTTTAAAAAGCGTTActtttgaaagaaatgcaaGAAATCgaaatgccgtttaaaacttaaaaaaaaatgtgtttttcttgaaaaaaaatgaaaaaaaactcaCTAAAAACACGTTTGTAACGTGctttttatcattattatttttttattttttaatgccaaatcagttttttttttgcaaatgtatcttttcatgtttgtgttaatatgttctcaattattttatttttctttattttcagtttttttaattttttttaaaattaccatttttttcttgtattttttaagCGGGCCGTATCATACCCCAAAAAACagctcaccgtttaaaactccaaaaagtTATTTTGACTATGCAGTTTATTTATTCTCTATGCAGTAAATCTCTTGGCTATTATCTCCAGCCTCAAAACTTTAGGTACCCAAATAGAAGCCTTTAGGTAACAAAAACGGTGCATTCCAAAAATACAATgttgatgaatcatgaatgcatctattttgaaaacatatttatgaaacactatgttCCAAACAATACAACCAAATGCCTGGACTTGAAACATCGATGACGGCTCGCTTAAAGGTCGTGTTGTGCCTCGAATACCAACAGAGGACATTCCAACACAGGACCCTTGTAGAAAAGAAATGGCATTTGCCACTGTAGGTGTTAGGGGGAGTGTCGTGGATGGCGATCGCAGTCGGCAAAGCACAAATAGATTGAGCTGTCGTTTGGCTCGGAAACGTCGACGGAATGGTGGGATGGGATAAACTCCAAAACTGGGGCTTATTCAAGCTAACGGTTGCTGTTCATGTAAGCATCGGGAACTGAGAGGAACAGTGCATCGTTTTTTGCTTTTCGTGCTCCAGGGTTGATGCCATGGAATTGTCCAAGTTTTGCTTCCTCGGTCAAGCAAGAACTCATTTGGTGGATGAAAAAGACTTTCTTCATTAAATGGTTGAGTCCATCTCCTAGACAAGAAATTATGGTTTGTGAAGGATGTAACGACCCATCGGACAAATCCCATGAGCTTGGTGAATTTCGGCAGTTGCATCCTAAGAAGGTCAGCGAAGCTACCCTTTTGTGCGCTAGCACTTACCTAATTAGCAGTCTTACCTAATTAGCAGAGTCTCGACTCTCCTGGATGTTGGTTGGTGCTTATCACAA
Coding sequences:
- the LOC116246243 gene encoding GDSL esterase/lipase At1g29670-like, whose product is MMAAMTLFIFILLGSSSLLHCLEENGASNTTSMFVFGDSLVDNGNNIFFAGSTAKANYPPYGVDFGFPTGRFNNDKTVADVLGQLLGVPNLLPCFTNPSTKGRMILSGVNYASGSSGILDSTNFSEEVIPFNQQIRNFEARTLPELRSLLGKDLSSYLSRSIFAINTGGNDYVWGCFFRAACYLPEFTEELLGRFTQQLKWLYGLGARKFALLSIQVSGCTPLARSTTTDGSCNETYNLASMQFNIRLNASIDTLTRDMPGSHVVFANSYKIMSEMIHSPADYGLTVVDKPCCAVSSAQCKKNGSVCEDRNTYLFFDDGHPTNAANLILARRIFLSDSKSDVYPFNVKQLADLSPDSSGAGLSSEAPKMDMINELSVE